In one Chitinophaga sancti genomic region, the following are encoded:
- a CDS encoding acyltransferase family protein: MNDRQHITGFDFIRPIAALSVVWIHGCAGSIWTKKLNPLNSYAVPVFIAISMFLFAWQIIGKGRRNFREMLVTRIQRLMIPFFLWTLIYLAIRLFKARFIHEPFEMKWIETFVFKGSSYQLWYLPNLFYLSILFFPLLNVAVRNRKTANTVICSIVLIAAVVLWYTPADIKQADWFTRHILLYFVPSLISASIGMLFYINYETVKAKYGSSLQILVPVWALALFFAQLFIPHVLTGLAFVAVLFPLLLFQVNGSYPGMMVLSRNSMGIYLVHGVFLEGIKTGMQLIHHPVQGLALTLGSIIVTYLLSFGVSEILSRNDILRKYLMGN; the protein is encoded by the coding sequence ATGAACGACAGGCAGCACATTACGGGGTTTGATTTTATCAGGCCTATTGCCGCTCTTAGTGTTGTATGGATCCATGGTTGTGCCGGCAGTATCTGGACGAAAAAATTAAACCCATTGAATAGTTATGCGGTACCCGTGTTTATCGCCATTTCAATGTTCCTCTTTGCCTGGCAGATCATCGGAAAGGGGCGCCGGAACTTTAGAGAGATGCTGGTGACCCGCATCCAGCGACTGATGATTCCTTTCTTTTTGTGGACCCTCATTTACCTGGCCATAAGATTGTTCAAAGCAAGGTTTATACACGAGCCTTTTGAAATGAAGTGGATAGAAACTTTCGTGTTCAAAGGCAGCTCTTACCAGTTATGGTATTTGCCGAACCTTTTCTACCTGAGTATCCTGTTCTTTCCATTGTTGAATGTAGCTGTGCGAAACAGGAAGACGGCAAATACGGTGATCTGCAGTATTGTGCTCATTGCTGCTGTTGTGCTGTGGTATACGCCGGCAGATATTAAACAGGCAGACTGGTTTACACGGCATATCCTGTTATACTTCGTGCCTTCGCTGATTTCTGCATCTATAGGGATGCTGTTTTACATCAACTACGAAACGGTGAAAGCGAAGTATGGTTCCAGCTTACAGATCCTGGTACCGGTATGGGCACTGGCGCTGTTCTTTGCCCAGCTGTTTATACCACATGTATTGACCGGTCTTGCTTTTGTAGCGGTGCTGTTTCCATTGCTCTTATTCCAGGTGAATGGTAGCTATCCGGGTATGATGGTGTTGTCCAGGAATTCAATGGGCATCTACCTTGTACACGGTGTGTTCCTGGAAGGCATTAAAACGGGGATGCAGCTGATTCATCACCCGGTACAGGGGCTGGCGCTCACACTGGGATCCATTATTGTGACTTACCTGCTCAGCTTTGGTGTGTCAGAGATCCTATCGAGGAATGACATATTGAGAAAGTACCTGATGGGCAATTAA
- a CDS encoding polysaccharide pyruvyl transferase family protein codes for MKILVENSTWNNIGDGFYQSALFVLIRKLYPEANVLMEEGPIFRAFRPKSDWQKKNALHLMDYQSADLHIFSGPMIRQILTNYKDKIKQIKERGEQYALISASSAGISDSLRIETGEFFQKYQPLFLSSRDQETYLKFKDYVKNSYNGICTAFLVNKMLPVDQLDNNFKFFISSFYRELEPLYKINGEVEIKNVELDRKETFFGLSHRFSRHLNRFRPVQESVKGYKIVRVNQEVSTKFNHINFALPNSFLSFNLLSYLALYKSADFTVSDRVHSCAVSLAFGKPARLFTNSPRAGIFNRLGFDHKKDNGIMYPNLEVIDTEEEKLSSFIKSSI; via the coding sequence ATGAAAATCTTAGTCGAGAACTCCACCTGGAACAATATAGGTGATGGGTTTTACCAGAGCGCACTTTTCGTGTTAATAAGAAAACTCTATCCGGAAGCCAATGTATTAATGGAAGAAGGGCCGATCTTCAGAGCATTTCGCCCGAAGAGTGACTGGCAAAAAAAGAATGCCCTTCATCTGATGGATTATCAATCTGCCGATTTGCATATTTTCTCCGGTCCAATGATCCGCCAGATACTGACGAATTATAAAGACAAGATCAAACAGATCAAAGAAAGAGGCGAACAGTATGCCCTGATCAGTGCATCCAGCGCCGGTATCTCTGATTCTTTGCGTATTGAAACCGGGGAGTTTTTCCAAAAGTACCAGCCTTTGTTCTTATCATCCCGCGACCAGGAAACGTACCTGAAGTTTAAGGATTATGTAAAGAATTCTTACAACGGTATCTGCACCGCCTTCCTGGTGAACAAGATGTTGCCGGTAGATCAGCTGGATAACAATTTCAAGTTCTTCATCAGTAGTTTTTACAGGGAACTGGAACCTTTGTATAAGATAAATGGGGAGGTAGAAATTAAGAACGTAGAACTGGATCGTAAGGAGACCTTTTTTGGACTCAGTCACCGCTTTAGCCGTCACCTGAACCGTTTCCGCCCTGTGCAGGAGAGTGTGAAGGGATATAAGATTGTAAGGGTGAACCAGGAAGTGTCCACGAAGTTTAACCATATCAATTTTGCATTGCCTAATTCGTTTTTGAGTTTTAACCTCCTTTCTTACCTGGCATTGTATAAGTCGGCAGACTTCACTGTATCAGACAGGGTACATTCCTGCGCAGTGAGCCTGGCATTTGGCAAGCCTGCCCGTTTGTTCACCAACAGCCCAAGGGCAGGGATCTTTAACAGACTAGGCTTTGATCACAAGAAGGATAATGGAATCATGTATCCTAATCTTGAGGTCATCGATACAGAAGAGGAGAAATTATCTTCATTCATTAAGTCATCTATTTAG
- the fcl gene encoding GDP-L-fucose synthase has protein sequence MQLNDKIYIAGHRGMVGGAIKRRLQTLGYNNLLTRSSVDLDLRNQAAVDGFFASEQPDYVFLAAAKVGGIYANNTYRAEFLYDNLMMEANIIHAAYKHGVKKLMFLGSSCIYPKLAPQPLTEDSLLTGPLEMTNEPYAIAKIAGIKLCEAYRDQYGCNYISVMPTNLYGIGDNYHPENSHVLPALIRRFHEAKEAGKPSVSVWGSGTPRREFLFADDLAAACVYLMLHYDGKELVNIGTGEDLSIKELAETVKDVVCYDGKIVFDPSKPDGTPRKLMDVSKLHSLGWKHTTGLKEGLVQAYADFLKKRHMAVS, from the coding sequence ATGCAACTAAATGATAAAATTTATATAGCAGGTCACCGCGGCATGGTAGGCGGTGCTATCAAAAGAAGATTGCAAACTTTAGGGTATAATAACCTGCTCACCCGTAGTTCTGTGGACCTGGACCTGCGTAATCAAGCGGCTGTTGACGGGTTCTTTGCCAGCGAACAACCGGATTACGTATTCCTTGCTGCGGCAAAAGTAGGTGGAATCTATGCCAACAATACTTACCGTGCAGAGTTCCTGTACGATAACCTGATGATGGAAGCCAACATCATCCATGCTGCTTACAAACACGGTGTTAAAAAACTGATGTTCCTGGGTAGCTCCTGCATCTATCCAAAGCTGGCACCTCAGCCACTCACAGAGGATAGCCTGCTGACAGGGCCACTGGAAATGACCAATGAGCCTTACGCCATTGCCAAAATTGCGGGTATCAAACTCTGTGAAGCATACCGTGACCAATACGGTTGCAATTATATCAGCGTGATGCCAACAAATCTCTACGGCATAGGGGACAATTATCATCCTGAGAATTCACACGTATTACCAGCACTGATCCGCCGCTTTCATGAAGCAAAAGAAGCGGGTAAACCCAGTGTATCCGTATGGGGTAGTGGTACGCCCCGCCGTGAATTTTTGTTTGCAGACGACCTGGCAGCTGCCTGTGTATACCTGATGCTGCACTATGATGGCAAAGAACTGGTAAACATTGGCACCGGCGAAGACCTGAGCATCAAAGAACTGGCTGAAACGGTGAAAGATGTGGTTTGCTATGATGGCAAAATTGTATTTGACCCATCCAAACCTGATGGCACTCCACGTAAACTGATGGATGTTTCCAAACTGCATAGCCTGGGATGGAAACATACGACCGGGTTGAAAGAAGGATTGGTACAAGCGTACGCGGATTTCCTGAAGAAGCGACATATGGCCGTTAGCTGA
- a CDS encoding UDP-glucose dehydrogenase family protein: protein MKVIVIGTGYVGLVTGACLAEVGTEVVCVDVNRTKIRNLEQGILPIYEPGLEEIVTRNAANGRLSFSTNLAAVIPGAAVAFIAVGTPPGEDGSADLQYVLQVAKEIGQSMTDYLVVVTKSTVPVGTAVKVNREIKQALQHRDTLLDYDVASNPEFLKEGAAVQDFLKPDRIVVGVNSDRSKEVLEQLYRPFLLNGRPIIFMDIASAEMTKYAANAMLATKISFINDIANLCDLVGADVNMVRKGIGSDARIGTSFIYPGIGYGGSCFPKDVKALVKTGKEYGHTLRILEAVEAVNNDQKLVLFDKIRNHYDGELAGVTFGIWGLSFKPGTDDMREAASLVLISALLEAGAIVRVFDPVAMEEAKHTLGDSVVWCEDMYHAVEGADAVALVTEWNDFRLPDWSRMKGVVVFDGRNIYDLPYLKKKGIVAYGIGTTQPNAIEVITK, encoded by the coding sequence ATGAAAGTAATTGTTATAGGTACCGGCTATGTCGGTTTAGTGACCGGCGCATGCCTGGCAGAGGTTGGAACTGAAGTAGTGTGTGTGGATGTGAATAGAACAAAGATCAGGAACCTGGAGCAGGGTATCCTTCCTATTTATGAACCCGGCCTGGAAGAAATTGTGACCCGCAATGCAGCCAATGGCAGACTGTCTTTCAGCACTAACCTGGCAGCGGTGATTCCCGGTGCAGCGGTTGCTTTTATTGCGGTAGGTACACCTCCGGGTGAAGATGGTAGTGCAGACCTGCAATACGTATTGCAGGTGGCAAAAGAGATCGGGCAGTCTATGACTGACTATCTCGTAGTAGTGACTAAGTCTACAGTACCGGTAGGTACTGCGGTGAAAGTGAACAGGGAAATTAAACAGGCCCTGCAACACCGCGATACACTCCTTGATTATGATGTGGCCTCTAATCCTGAGTTCCTGAAAGAAGGTGCTGCCGTGCAGGATTTTCTGAAACCGGACAGGATTGTGGTGGGTGTGAATAGCGATAGAAGTAAGGAAGTGCTGGAACAATTGTACAGACCTTTTTTGCTGAATGGAAGGCCGATTATTTTCATGGACATCGCATCTGCAGAAATGACAAAGTATGCAGCGAATGCGATGCTGGCAACGAAAATTTCTTTTATTAATGATATAGCCAACCTGTGTGACCTGGTAGGCGCAGATGTGAATATGGTGAGGAAGGGGATTGGCTCTGATGCACGTATTGGTACCAGTTTTATTTACCCGGGAATTGGATATGGGGGGAGTTGTTTCCCGAAAGATGTGAAAGCCCTGGTAAAAACAGGGAAAGAGTATGGGCATACGCTGCGTATTCTGGAAGCGGTGGAAGCGGTGAATAATGACCAGAAGCTGGTACTGTTTGATAAGATCAGGAATCATTATGATGGCGAGCTGGCCGGGGTAACGTTTGGTATCTGGGGCCTGTCGTTTAAACCTGGTACGGACGATATGAGAGAGGCGGCAAGTCTGGTACTGATCAGTGCATTGCTGGAAGCAGGTGCGATAGTGAGGGTGTTTGATCCGGTAGCAATGGAAGAGGCGAAGCATACGCTGGGAGATTCCGTGGTATGGTGTGAGGATATGTATCATGCGGTGGAGGGTGCAGATGCGGTGGCCTTAGTGACGGAGTGGAATGATTTCAGATTGCCGGATTGGAGCAGGATGAAGGGAGTGGTGGTGTTTGATGGAAGGAATATTTACGACTTACCTTATTTGAAGAAGAAGGGGATAGTTGCCTACGGCATCGGCACTACGCAGCCAAATGCAATTGAGGTAATTACAAAATAA
- a CDS encoding oligosaccharide flippase family protein, with translation MNKKNLSGSHVFNSISWMLMQTGATKLTSILGQIVLAWLLEPAQFGLISLVYTVTSIGLIIQQFGLNDVLIRRQKAFSNWLPLSFGISWVFGFVSCIFLLVLGYVGSLVYKDHNIFILVAFYALTTPMDALSVIPLTKLRIELDFKTLSVIRIMETVLTMVMTVALAYMGFGVYSFVIPPLIVSAVSLIVKYRVTHLKVHFNLHLRRWKYLTVSSSWSLVNSIVQRIMDQADYIVLGLWVSKTIVGIYYMAFSLSIQVIGFVANNLPSVLFPSLASIKDSQRAKDMFKKSVTYLSVFGAAFAIWQGATAYWIVRVFLSDKWVQTTALVEILSIGMAFRAVAWLWSTPFRLKGKFADMAKQSFYSLILMVILIVAATLPWGVYGTATAVSFYYVVISPIWLYNGFKLLGGTWKETLSMFVIPIPLALLCYGSCWYFFRFLYLGANPITVMVLISTIGSGLYLGGIYLAMPDTFAEIKRLLFEKIPVANGVKRLLTRN, from the coding sequence TTGAACAAAAAGAATCTTTCAGGATCGCATGTATTTAACAGCATCAGCTGGATGTTGATGCAGACAGGTGCTACTAAGTTGACCTCTATCTTGGGTCAGATCGTACTGGCCTGGTTGCTGGAACCTGCGCAATTTGGTCTCATCAGCCTTGTGTACACTGTAACCAGTATTGGTCTGATCATTCAGCAATTTGGTTTGAACGATGTACTGATCAGGCGACAGAAAGCCTTTAGCAACTGGCTTCCCTTATCTTTTGGCATCTCATGGGTATTCGGATTTGTCTCCTGTATCTTTCTGCTGGTGCTGGGTTATGTGGGAAGCCTGGTCTATAAGGATCACAATATTTTCATTCTTGTAGCATTCTATGCGCTGACTACGCCTATGGATGCACTGAGTGTAATTCCCCTGACCAAATTGCGTATTGAGTTAGATTTTAAAACGCTTTCCGTGATCCGTATCATGGAGACGGTGCTCACCATGGTCATGACAGTGGCACTGGCTTATATGGGATTTGGGGTGTATAGTTTTGTGATACCTCCACTGATTGTATCTGCTGTATCACTGATCGTTAAATACCGGGTAACGCACCTGAAGGTTCATTTCAATCTGCACCTGCGCCGTTGGAAATACCTGACTGTAAGCAGTTCCTGGTCGCTTGTAAATTCTATTGTACAGCGTATCATGGATCAGGCAGATTATATTGTGCTGGGCCTTTGGGTGAGCAAAACGATTGTAGGTATTTATTATATGGCCTTCAGTTTGTCCATCCAGGTAATTGGTTTTGTGGCCAACAATCTGCCCAGTGTATTGTTCCCCAGCCTGGCATCTATCAAAGACAGTCAGCGTGCAAAGGATATGTTTAAAAAGAGTGTGACCTATCTCTCCGTTTTTGGTGCGGCATTTGCTATCTGGCAGGGTGCCACCGCTTACTGGATTGTACGTGTGTTCCTTTCTGACAAGTGGGTGCAGACGACAGCACTGGTAGAAATTCTGTCAATAGGAATGGCCTTCCGCGCAGTTGCATGGTTATGGTCTACGCCATTCAGACTGAAAGGGAAGTTTGCCGATATGGCGAAGCAATCTTTTTATTCGCTCATATTGATGGTGATCCTCATTGTAGCTGCCACGCTGCCCTGGGGTGTGTATGGTACAGCAACAGCAGTATCATTCTACTATGTGGTGATTAGCCCGATCTGGCTGTACAATGGATTTAAGCTGCTGGGAGGTACATGGAAAGAGACCTTGTCGATGTTTGTGATTCCCATTCCTTTGGCTTTGCTCTGCTACGGCAGCTGCTGGTACTTCTTCCGTTTTCTTTATCTGGGAGCTAATCCCATCACGGTCATGGTCCTGATTTCCACAATTGGTTCAGGATTATACCTGGGTGGTATTTACCTGGCTATGCCTGATACATTCGCAGAGATTAAGAGATTACTGTTTGAGAAAATTCCCGTTGCCAACGGAGTTAAACGCTTGCTCACAAGGAACTAA
- a CDS encoding glycosyltransferase family 4 protein: MKKKICFLTTGDITTIATMKRALGMANPLADLGWEVSIIAMDCAENRERAGIECGPEVAVYYYKPANMNGEVEQKIMLLKKIRPDYIYFCSFGFRNWIRKGALGFNPQMVIEHSELQSGIPDNKGLKKIMAHFIESLSVVYADKLICASRYLETFYRKKSKQFMRRRMSVLYSPYAYSTEVIDAPKLHLDELRAKYAGRTVLIYMGTMTRNYGLFTMIDAIKAAVKTTPAIKLLLLGRGRHLDEAKAYVTANGLDEYIEFLGYAPETMLSSYFELADAFISPLNDTVQDWARCPSKIYMYIPFHKPVFTCNIGEPKEIFGDEGYYFDNNQPGSLADLITGLVRQQLERVPLDVTAHSWTTRSREFSNWILQKEPMYA; the protein is encoded by the coding sequence ATGAAGAAGAAGATCTGCTTCCTGACGACGGGGGATATCACGACGATAGCTACTATGAAGCGCGCCCTGGGAATGGCCAATCCGTTAGCTGATCTGGGATGGGAAGTATCCATCATCGCGATGGATTGTGCTGAGAACAGGGAAAGAGCCGGTATCGAGTGTGGCCCGGAGGTAGCTGTTTATTATTATAAACCAGCTAACATGAATGGTGAGGTAGAACAAAAGATTATGCTGCTGAAAAAGATCCGCCCTGACTATATTTATTTCTGCTCTTTTGGTTTCCGTAACTGGATCCGGAAAGGCGCACTTGGATTCAATCCGCAGATGGTGATCGAACACTCCGAACTGCAATCAGGGATCCCTGATAACAAAGGATTGAAGAAGATCATGGCCCACTTTATTGAATCACTCTCTGTAGTATATGCAGATAAGCTGATTTGTGCCAGCCGTTACCTGGAGACTTTCTATCGTAAGAAATCAAAACAGTTCATGCGTCGCCGTATGTCCGTGCTGTATTCTCCATATGCTTACAGTACAGAAGTGATCGATGCCCCGAAACTGCACCTCGATGAACTGCGTGCAAAATATGCCGGTAGAACAGTGCTCATTTATATGGGAACAATGACCCGGAACTATGGACTGTTCACTATGATAGATGCGATCAAAGCAGCGGTGAAAACAACACCTGCTATCAAATTATTGTTGCTGGGCAGGGGCCGGCATTTGGACGAAGCAAAGGCCTATGTGACTGCGAATGGACTTGATGAATATATTGAGTTTCTGGGTTATGCACCTGAGACCATGCTGAGCTCTTATTTTGAACTTGCCGATGCATTCATTTCTCCATTGAACGATACTGTACAGGATTGGGCACGTTGCCCCAGCAAGATCTACATGTACATTCCATTTCATAAACCGGTATTCACCTGCAATATTGGTGAGCCCAAAGAGATATTTGGTGACGAAGGGTACTACTTCGACAATAATCAGCCAGGTTCCCTGGCTGATTTGATCACGGGACTTGTTCGGCAGCAGCTGGAGCGTGTGCCATTGGACGTTACAGCGCATAGCTGGACAACCCGTTCCCGTGAATTTTCCAACTGGATACTACAAAAAGAACCGATGTATGCATAA
- a CDS encoding acyltransferase family protein: MAKLLPVKTNLSFLDGLRGLAALYVATGHARWLLWEGGEGFRQAGDAYGVTGKAFALGMSVFKFGHEMVLFFFVLSGFVIHLKYALQLAKGPDTHFSFGAYFMKRLKRIMPPYLFALLLTIVCDSLVAHYQFSIYTHTTPLALVNQNITFYHSWTSLVGNIFFLQDAYVPVFGSNGSIWSLKYEWYFYMLYPILLLTNKKFQKLTILGVAAIFGLYVAGFQTRFILFDQVVACLFSWWVGAFIADIYTGRVKVNRWLIYPLIVIVPLIPFIHTSGIPTLVKDQIVAFGFSGLLLLLLDYREKKAVQGFGRLKWLGDCSYTLYLIHAPILILANGILLRVNHNQMPRTFLFVWLAVAFVVLLAYALHFILEKPFTSTAKRVPLNHPEVMPAMVK, encoded by the coding sequence ATGGCGAAGCTATTACCGGTTAAGACCAATCTTTCCTTTCTCGATGGCCTTCGCGGGCTGGCAGCCCTGTACGTTGCTACAGGGCATGCCCGCTGGCTACTGTGGGAAGGAGGTGAGGGGTTCAGGCAGGCGGGCGATGCGTATGGTGTGACCGGCAAAGCATTTGCATTGGGTATGTCTGTGTTCAAGTTTGGACATGAGATGGTCCTGTTTTTCTTTGTGCTTTCTGGTTTTGTGATCCATCTTAAGTATGCGTTACAGTTAGCTAAAGGTCCGGATACACATTTCAGCTTCGGGGCGTACTTTATGAAGCGCCTGAAGCGTATTATGCCACCTTACCTCTTTGCCCTTCTGCTGACGATCGTATGTGATAGCCTCGTGGCGCATTACCAGTTTTCGATTTACACGCATACTACACCTTTAGCACTTGTCAATCAGAATATCACCTTTTACCATTCATGGACATCCCTGGTCGGGAATATCTTTTTCCTCCAGGATGCCTATGTACCGGTATTTGGTTCAAATGGTAGTATATGGTCGCTGAAATATGAATGGTATTTCTACATGTTGTATCCAATACTGCTGCTAACGAACAAAAAGTTTCAAAAGCTGACAATCCTTGGTGTGGCAGCCATTTTCGGGCTCTATGTAGCAGGCTTCCAGACAAGGTTCATTCTTTTTGACCAGGTAGTGGCCTGTTTATTCTCCTGGTGGGTAGGTGCATTTATTGCAGATATCTATACCGGCAGGGTAAAGGTAAACCGCTGGCTCATCTACCCGCTGATAGTGATCGTTCCATTGATCCCGTTCATTCACACTTCTGGTATACCTACACTGGTAAAAGATCAGATCGTGGCCTTTGGCTTCAGCGGACTGTTGCTGTTGCTGCTGGACTACCGGGAGAAGAAAGCGGTTCAGGGCTTTGGCCGCCTGAAATGGCTGGGCGATTGCTCTTACACATTATATCTCATTCATGCACCCATATTGATTTTAGCGAACGGAATACTATTGCGTGTAAACCATAACCAGATGCCAAGAACATTTCTGTTTGTATGGCTGGCGGTTGCCTTTGTGGTGCTGCTCGCTTATGCATTACACTTTATCCTTGAAAAACCGTTTACCTCAACAGCCAAGAGGGTACCATTAAACCATCCGGAGGTCATGCCGGCGATGGTAAAATAA
- a CDS encoding glycosyltransferase family 4 protein, with protein sequence MKSIISTGQGRLHLIQSAIAIKEQGVDVEVITGWVPGKHFPDKFINAMGKLVGRSNLAYGLRKRSPKGFPREQIRTCSFSEFYIQFLFILTGKKFLTRDKAARMGWKAFGTESRKYIRNSEIFHVRSGAGRAGAIEKARAQGMKVVVDHSIAHPGEIKRQLDKLLSESKDSKYINISDGFWNNVLKDCEEADVVLVNSDYVKDTFVAHGFDADKIKVIHLGIDESFHSLKKSYESGTLRLVFTGNFGVRKGAHLIVAAIEELVQKDFPFTLDVIGNVSNEFSIPDWFRNHPGITLHGSMPQDQLKTFLAKSDLYIFPTYVEGAAQSVKEAMAAGLPVITTVNSGAPVTHLENGFLIPDDNAPALAAAIEQLGADLFLRKEMGLKAAETIRTGHTWERYAQEVTELYKSMISA encoded by the coding sequence ATGAAAAGTATTATTTCTACAGGACAAGGCAGACTACACCTGATACAGTCTGCTATCGCCATTAAGGAGCAGGGGGTAGATGTGGAAGTGATTACAGGTTGGGTACCCGGCAAGCATTTTCCTGATAAATTTATTAATGCAATGGGGAAGCTGGTGGGCCGGAGCAATCTGGCCTACGGCTTGCGCAAGCGCTCTCCTAAAGGGTTTCCGAGAGAGCAGATCCGCACATGCAGCTTCTCTGAATTTTATATCCAGTTCCTGTTTATCCTTACCGGGAAGAAATTTTTAACGAGAGATAAGGCGGCAAGAATGGGCTGGAAAGCGTTTGGTACTGAATCAAGAAAGTACATCCGCAATAGCGAGATCTTTCATGTACGCAGTGGTGCAGGCCGCGCAGGTGCGATAGAAAAAGCCCGTGCACAAGGCATGAAGGTGGTCGTTGACCATAGCATTGCACACCCCGGTGAAATTAAAAGACAACTGGACAAACTATTGAGTGAAAGTAAGGATTCAAAATACATCAACATCTCTGATGGCTTCTGGAACAATGTGTTGAAGGATTGTGAAGAAGCGGATGTAGTGCTGGTGAATTCTGATTACGTGAAAGACACTTTTGTGGCGCATGGCTTCGATGCAGATAAGATTAAAGTGATTCACCTGGGTATCGATGAGAGCTTTCATTCATTGAAAAAATCTTATGAATCAGGTACGCTTCGTTTGGTCTTCACAGGCAATTTCGGGGTACGTAAGGGGGCTCACCTGATTGTGGCAGCGATCGAAGAACTGGTGCAAAAAGATTTTCCTTTTACACTGGATGTGATTGGAAACGTGTCAAACGAATTTTCCATTCCAGACTGGTTCAGGAATCATCCGGGTATCACCCTGCATGGTTCTATGCCACAGGATCAGTTGAAAACATTCCTTGCAAAAAGTGACCTGTATATTTTTCCCACATATGTAGAGGGCGCTGCACAATCTGTGAAAGAAGCAATGGCAGCAGGCCTGCCGGTGATCACTACTGTAAATAGCGGGGCACCGGTTACTCACCTGGAGAATGGTTTTTTAATACCCGATGATAATGCCCCGGCGCTGGCAGCTGCTATTGAGCAACTGGGCGCGGACCTGTTCCTCAGAAAGGAAATGGGGCTCAAAGCTGCAGAAACGATCCGCACAGGGCATACCTGGGAACGATATGCACAGGAAGTAACTGAACTATATAAAAGTATGATCAGCGCATGA
- the gmd gene encoding GDP-mannose 4,6-dehydratase codes for MKVALITGVNGQDGAYLSELLLEKGYMVHGIKRRASLINTDRIDHLYQDPHDPNVRFKLHYGDMTDSTNLIRIIQETQPDEIYNLAAMSHVKVSFDTPEYTANADGIGTLRILEALRILKLDKKTRVYQASTSELYGLVQEVPQRETTPFYPRSPYAVAKLYAYWITVNYREAYGMFACNGILFNHESPLRGETFVTRKITRGVAAIALGLQDKMYLGNLDARRDWGHAKDYVEAMWRILQQDTAEDYVIATGITTPVRDFVRMAFDELGIELAFTGKGEKEVAVVTACRNKEFVLPIGKEVVAVDAAYFRPTEVELLIGDPTKAMTKLDWQPKYDLPELVKEMVAADVELFRKESVAQFEHLIG; via the coding sequence ATGAAAGTGGCCTTAATAACCGGTGTTAACGGACAAGACGGAGCCTACCTGTCAGAACTATTATTAGAAAAAGGATACATGGTTCATGGTATCAAACGCCGTGCTTCCCTGATCAATACCGATAGAATCGACCACCTTTACCAGGACCCTCACGACCCGAACGTGCGTTTCAAACTGCACTATGGCGATATGACAGACAGCACTAACCTGATCCGCATCATCCAGGAAACACAACCTGATGAGATCTACAACCTCGCTGCCATGAGTCATGTAAAAGTAAGCTTTGACACACCTGAATATACTGCCAATGCTGATGGTATCGGTACCCTTCGTATTCTCGAAGCCCTCCGCATCCTGAAGCTGGACAAAAAGACCCGCGTGTACCAGGCCAGCACTTCAGAACTCTATGGTCTGGTGCAGGAAGTACCTCAGCGCGAAACCACACCATTCTATCCACGTAGCCCCTACGCAGTGGCAAAACTGTATGCTTACTGGATCACTGTAAACTATCGTGAAGCTTACGGTATGTTTGCCTGCAATGGCATTCTCTTCAACCACGAAAGTCCGCTGCGTGGTGAAACTTTCGTAACCCGCAAGATCACCCGTGGGGTAGCTGCTATCGCCCTGGGCCTGCAGGATAAAATGTACCTCGGTAACCTGGATGCACGTCGTGACTGGGGCCATGCAAAAGATTATGTGGAAGCCATGTGGCGCATCCTCCAGCAGGATACGGCCGAAGACTACGTGATTGCAACCGGTATTACTACGCCTGTGCGTGATTTCGTAAGAATGGCATTTGATGAACTGGGTATTGAACTGGCTTTCACCGGCAAGGGTGAAAAAGAAGTTGCGGTTGTAACTGCCTGCCGTAATAAGGAATTTGTATTACCAATTGGCAAAGAAGTAGTAGCTGTAGATGCTGCTTACTTCCGTCCTACAGAAGTAGAACTGCTGATAGGCGATCCTACCAAAGCAATGACAAAACTGGACTGGCAGCCAAAATACGATCTGCCTGAACTGGTGAAGGAAATGGTAGCGGCAGATGTTGAGCTGTTCCGCAAAGAATCCGTTGCACAATTTGAACATCTCATTGGTTAA